The Streptomyces halobius genomic interval TCGACAACGAGCACCTGAGGACGCTGGCCCGTACGCCCGTGGCGGTGCACAAGATCCTGGTCGTGATGCTGGTGCCACGGGACCGGAAGGACTGGCTGCGGGCGGGCCACGACCGTCTCGAACTGCGGCACTGCTGCTACTGGATCAACTTGGCCGGCCACAAGGTCAGCGGCCGGCGCAGGACCACTGTGCGGATCCCGACCACGCGGATCTTCGACGACCGCGCGCTCTGCGAGATCATGACGCGGGTCGGGGCGGGAGGGAGACCCTGATGTACCGGCCGACCGATGAATTCGACACGAGGCTCCTGGACCCGGCGGAGGTCGATCCGGCGGTGCTCAGCGCGCTGCTGGCCCGGCACGGCTGGCGGCGCAGGGGTGGGGCCGGGGGCAGCTACGCGCGATGGACACCGCCGGGCGGGGTGGGCGGCACCAGCCTGTTGGTGCCGCACGACCGACGGTTCCCCGACAGCGCGGAGCTGCTGGCCGAGGCGCTGGCGGCGCTGGCTCAGAGCGCGGCGCCCACCGCCCGCGAGGTGCTGGTGGGGCTCGCAATGCCCAGCGACGAGGTGCGCTGGGAGCGCGAGGTCCCGGACGACGGCTCGGGGGCCGCCCTCTGGGTGGCGCAGGAACAGCTGCGCGGCGCCGCGCGCTCGATGCTGATCGCCGGCGCGCTGGGCACCTACGCCAAGGCCGGCTACTACGGCGCCCGGCACAAGCGGCAGGCCGAGGGATTCCTGGGCGAGGTGCTGATCGGCCCGGCAGCGGCGGGCCGGCTGGCCGCGTACGTCCCGGTGCGGGCCGGGCGCGACGCCGTCGCCGGGCTCCAGCGCGCGCTGCACGCGGCCCGCGACGCCACCGACTACCAGCGGGCCACCGGCGGCATGGAGTCCTTCGACGCCGCCGTCGAGCTGGGCGTCTGCCATGAACTCGCGCAGGCCCTGATCGCGCTGGTCCGGGACGTGGAAGGCGTACGGATCGCGGTGGCATGGTCACCGGCCGCCGGCGCCCCGGCCGGCTGCCCCGCCCGCCCCGAACCGGTGGAGTTCTCGCCCGGCGATCTCCCCGCGCTCCAGCGGGCCGCCCAGCGCTACGTACGGGACGAGCCGTCGCTGCCGGTGCGGGTGACCGGCGCGGTCGTACGGCTGCGCAGGGAGCGGCCGGGCGGGCCGGGGACGGTGCGGCTGCGCGTGATCACCGGGGCCGATGTGGTGCAGGTACGGGTCGCCCTGCAAGAGGAGGACTACCGGGTCGCGGCGCATGCCCATCTGGTGGGGCTGCCGATCCGGGTGACCGGGCGGCTGGAGAGCCGGGGCGGCTTCCGCCGGATCACCGGGGGCCACGAGGTCACCCCCGTACAGACCGACGAGGCGGAGCGGGACCGGCTGATGAAGGCGCTCCAGGAGAATCTCGACGTCTTCGAGGAGGCGTGCGGCGGACCGCTGGACGGGGAGTGACCGGGGCCGGGGAAACCGTTTCGCGGTCGGGCGCGGAGGCTCGGTACGATTCGCGTGCGCAGCAATCGCTGACGTGAAAGAGACATGAGTCAGGAGAGACCGGTGTCAGACGTCCGTGTGACCGTCCAACGCGATTCCGAGCGGGAAGAACGCGTGGTGACCACGGGCACTACGGCCGCCGACCTCTTCCAGGGTGAGCGCACTGTCGTCGCCGCGCGGGTGGCCGGGGAGCTGAAGGATCTGGCGTACGAGGTCGCCGACGGCGACGCGGTCGAGCCCGTCGAGATCACCTCCGAGGACGGCCTCGACATCCTGCGGCACTCCACCGCGCATGTGATGGCGCAGGCCGTACAGGAGCTGTTCCCGGAGGCGAAGCTCGGCATCGGCCCGCCCATCAAGGACGGCTTCTACTACGACTTCGACGTCGAGACCCCGTTCCACCCGGACGATCTCAAGCGCATCGAGAAGAAGATGCAGGAGATCCAGAAGCGCGGGCAGAAGTTCTCCCGTCGCGCGGTCAGCGACGACGCCGCCCGCGAGGAGCTGGCGGACGAGCCGTACAAGCTGGAACTGATCGGCCTCAAGGGCTCCGCGGCGGACGCTGCCGAGGGTGCCTCAGCCGAGGTCGGCGCCGGTGAGCTGACGATCTACGACAACCTCGACGCCAAGACCGGCGAGCTGTGTTGGAAGGACCTCTGCCGCGGTCCGCACCTGCCGTCGACCCGCGCCATCCCGGCGTTCAAGCTGATGCGGTCGGCGGCGGCGTACTGGCGCGGCAGCGAGAAGAACCCGCAGCTGCAGCGGATCTACGGCACCGCCTGGCCGACCAAGGACGAGCTCAAGGCACACCTGGAGTTCCTCGCCGAGGCCGAGAAGCGCGACCACCGCAAGCTGGGCGCGGAGCTCGACCTGTTCTCCTTCCCCGAGGAGCTCGGCCCCGGCCTCGCGGTCTTCCACCCCAAGGGCGGCGTCGTCCGCAAGGTGATGGAGGACTACTCCCGCAAGCGCCACGAGGACTCGGGCTATGAGTTCGTGAACTCGCCGCACATCACCAAGCAGGGCCTCTTCGAGACCTCCGGGCATCTGCCGCACTACGGGGACGCCATGTTCCCGGCCATAGAGTTCGACGGGCAGAACTACCGCCTCAAGGCCATGAACTGCCCCATGCACAACCTGATCTTCAAGTCGCGCGGGCGTTCCTACCGTGAACTGCCGCTGCGCTTCTTCGAGTTCGGAACCGTCTACCGGTACGAGAAGTCGGGCGTGGTGCACGGCCTGACCCGCTCGCGCGGCTTCACGCAGGACGACTCGCACATCTACTGCACCAGGGAGCAGATGCCCGAGGAGCTGGACACGCTCCTCACCTTCGTGCTCGACCTGCTGCGCGACTACGGCCTCCACGACTTCGAGCTGGAGCTGTCCACCCGCGACGAGTCGGACAAGTTCATCGGCTCGGACGAGGACTGGGAGGAGGCCACCGAGGCGCTGCGCCAGGCCGCCGAGAAGCAGGGCCTTCCGCTGGTCCCGGACCCGGGCGGGGCGGCGTACTACGGCCCGAAGATCTCCGTGCAGGCGCGCGACGCGATCGGACGGTCCTGGCAGATGTCGACCCTCCAGGTCGACTTCAACCAGCCCCAGCGGTTCGGCCTGGAGTACACCGCCGCGGACGGCTCCAAGCAGCAGCCCGTCATGCTGCACCGCGCCCTGTTCGGCTCCATCGAGCGGTTCTTCGGCGTGCTCCTCGAGCACTACGCGGGCGCCTTCCCGGCGTGGCTGGCCCCGGTGCAGGCCACCTGCATCCCGATCGGCGACGCGCACGTCGCGTACCTGGAGGAGTTCGCCGCCCAGGCGAAGGCCAAGGGGCTGCGGGTCGAGGTGGACTCGTCGTCGGACCGGATGCAGAAGAAGATCAGGAATGCCCAGAAGGCCAAGGTGCCGTTCATGATCCTTGCCGGTGATGAGGACATGGCGCACGGCGCGGTGTCCTTCCGCTACCGGGACGGGTCGCAGGAGAACGGCGTTCCGCGTGACCAGGCGATCGCCAAGCTCCTGGATGTCGTACAGCGCCGCGTCCAGGTGTGATGTGTTCCCCGTCGCTGCGGGGTTTCAGGGGCGGTCCCCTTCGGGGCCGCCCCTCGGCACGTCCCCACCGGGGAATATGCTGACCACCATGACGAGTGAGCCGGAGCAGCAGATCGGAGTCGGGACGCAGGACGCCTTTCAGCGCCTGTGGACGCCCCACCGGATGGCCTACATCCAGGGGGAGAACAAGCCGACCGGCCCGGGGGGCGACGATGGCTGCCCGTTCTGCTCGATCCCGGCCAAGTCGGACGAGGACGGGCTGATCGTCAAGCGGGGCGACCTGGTCTATGCGGTGCTCAACCTGTACCCCTACAACGGCGGCCACCTGATGACCGTCCCGTACCGTCACGTGGCCGACTACACGGACCTGACGGGGCCGGAGACCACCGAGCTCGCCGAGTTGACCAAGCAGGCGATGACAGCGCTCCGTACCGCCTCCGGCGCCCACGGCTTCAATCTGGGCATGAACCAGGGCAGCGTCGCCGGCGCCGGGATCGCGGCCCATCTGCACCAGCACGTCGTACCGCGCTGGGGCGGCGACACCAATTTCATGCCCGTCACGGCGCACACCAAGGTGCTGCCCCAACTCCTCGCCGACACACGGGCGATGCTCGCGGACGCCTGGCCCGAGTAAGGGGCCGTCGGAGCGGGCCCGCGGGGTGATGTACACCCGTACGAACCAGAGAGATCGCCGCTTCTCGCATTCGTTGCCACGCTAAGGGTGTGGTGACCTCCCAAGATCGTTGTGCCGTGCCGCGCGCGGCCGTCCCGTCCGCGGGCGCCGGTGCGCGGCACGCCCCGTCCTGCGCACGGGACTCCTGCGTGAGGTCCCATCCCGGGCAGGCCGGCACGGTGGCCGTGCCGCTCCGGGGCCCTGACGGCCTCCGCCGGCGCGGTCCGCGCACGGTGACGACAACGAAGCTGGTGATGTGATGGGCGTTGACCGCACGCTCCCCCGAACCTCGTTCGGGGAGACCCCCACGCGGGGTCGCGGGAAGGGTGCCGGGACGGCCCGCGCCGGCCGCCGGGCCGGGCTGCTCGCCGCGGCCTGTGCGCTGATGGCGGCGGGATGCGGGGGCGGCGAGACCGACGCGGCGAAGCGGAGCCCGCATCCCGTGCGGTCGTCGCCTGCCCAGGCCGCCGGGCGGGGGCTGCCGGGGATGCCGCCGCCGCTGGACGAGCACGATCTCTACGCGGCGGACCGGCCCAACCAGCTGGCGCCGCAGGTCAGGAAGTTCCCCTCGCGGGTGTATGTGCCGAACACCGGCTCCGACACGGTCAGCGTCATCGACCCGAAGACGTACAAGGTCGTCGAGACGATCCGGGTGGGCGTGCAGCCGCAGCATGTCGTGCCGTCCTGGGACCTGAAGACGCTCTGGGTCAACAACAACCGGGGTCATGACCTCACCCCGATCGATCCCGCCACCGGCAAGCCCGGCCGGCCCGTCGATGTCCATGATCCGTACAACCTCTACTTCACGCCCAACGGGAAGTACGCGGTCGTGATGGCCTCGATGGACAAGCAGCTGGTGTTCCGGGACCCGCACAGCATGAAGATCCGCAAGACCGTGCCGGTCGGCTGTGCGGGCGTCAATCACGCCGACTTCTCGCCGGACGGGCGGTACTTCATCGTCTCCTGCGAGTTCTCCGGCGAACTGCTCAAGGTCGATACGGAGCGGATGAAGGTCATCGGTCAGCAGAAGCTGCCGTTCGAAGGGGCGATGCCGCAGGATGTGAAGATCTCCCCGGACGGCAGGACCTGGTACGTCGCCGACATGATGGCCGACGGGGTGTGGGTCCTCAACGGCGACACCTTCGGCGAGCCGAAGCTGATGCCCACCGGCAGGGGCACCCACGGCCTCTACGTCAGCCGGGACTCCCGGCACATGTATATCTCCAACCGCGGTGAGGGGTCGGTCTCGCTCCTCGACTTCACGACCGGCAAGCTCGTCGACAAATGGCGCATTCCCGGGGGCGGCAGCCCCGACATGGGCGGTGTCTCCGCGGACGGCAAGGTCCTGTGGCTGTCCGGCCGCTATCACTCCGAGGTCTATGCGCTGGACACCCGCACCGGCAAGACCCTGGCGAAGATCCCGGTCGGCGAGGGTCCGCACGGGCTGGCGGTCTATCCGCAGCCGGGGCGGTACTCGCTGGGGCACACCGGGATCTTCCGCTGAGGGCGTCGAGCTCCGTCAGGGGCCGTTTCGGTGCGGCCCCTGACGACCACCGCTAGGCGTTGTACTCGTCCGCCTTGCGCGGCTCCACGCCCTGGATCACACCGCTGAGGACCAGGGAGCGGTTGTCGAAGCGCTCGGTGTCCACGCCGTTCTCCTTCAGCACGCTCATGGCGGCGGCGTGCACCGTCCGCAGGACCGGGGTCGCGGCGCGCAGCGCGTCGTCGGCCATGAAGCGGTGGCGCCAGGGCTTGTCGGCCCAGACATGGCGCAGACCGAACGGCTCGGGGAGGGTGAGCTTGCCGCCGAGGAAGTCCAGGACGGGCGGGAACCACGTCAGCGGCGCCCGCGCGGCGAGGCGGACGACCTCCTGCGTCTCGATGAGCGGGAGGGTCACCTTCTTCGTCTCCCAGAACCGGACGGTCTTGGCGACCTCCTTGGTCTTGGGCTCCGGCTTGCCGGTGAAGAAGGAGTGCACCGGGCCGAGGGCGTGACCGGTCACCTCGATGCGCAGCGTCTCGTGCAGCACCGTGACGGTGATCATCAGGGTGATCACCAGCTGACCGTCCCAGAGGACGAACTGGACGCCCAGGTAGTGGCGGTTGCCGGCGCCGAACTGCTGCTCGTTGCAGATGCGCTCTATCTCGTGCCCGCGGATCTGGTACGCGTCGGTGTCCGTGCCGTCCGGGCGGGAGACGGCGGCGGCCTTCTCACCGACCGGCGAGACGATCCAGTGGCGGACCGACGGCTGCGGGAAGCCGCCGGTGTGCAGCGGGGAGCGCTCCAGCATGCGCAGCCGGTCGTGGATCACGCGGATGACGTCCCAGCTGCGGAAGGGGTGGATCTCCACGCCTTCCCGCGCGGGCTTGAGCTCCTCGGCGAGCTGCCAGCTGCCCCAGCGCGTGCCCATGCCGAGTATGCCCTTGGGGCCGGCGTAGAAGACGACGTTGCTGCGCTGCTCGGCGGAGATTTTGGCGAGATTCTGCCGGAGGGTCTCGGCGGCGACCTGGTTCGGGTCCTGCGGCACCGCCTCGGGGATCTTCGCGGCCACGCCACCGCCCTCCAGCAGGCCCTTCCAGGCCGCCCGCATGGTCACGGCGGCCTGTTCGCAGATCTGCTTGGCCCACCACCAGCCGATCACCGGCGCGATGACCATGGCGCGGGCGTACAGCGGCCAGAAGCCGTTCACCGGCAGCTTGATCATGAAGAACAGGGCGACGCCGGCGAGCACGGTCAGCAGCGCGCCGCCGAGCAGCGAGACGCCGTTGCCCTCACCGTCCTTGGAGAGCATCTTCCGGAGCTGGAAGGCACCCAGCCACAGCAGCACGCCGGGCAGGAACAGCAGCCCGAACAGCACCATCAGCAGCGTCAGCTTGCTGTCCCGCTGCTTGCGGAGGCGGCTGGCGGACAGACAGTGCTCGACGACGGTCTGCGGCTCCGTGCCGAAGGACTGGATGAGCGCCGCGCGCCCGCCGCCGAGCATCCGCACCTGCACGGCGCGCGAGAACGCCTCGCCGAGGTTGGGTGCGAACAGCGACAGCTTCGGTTTCTTGATGTCGGACGTGCCGGATTCGGAGTCGGCCTTGGAGATATCGGAGAGGGGGTTGTCCCGGTAGGCGGCCGAGGCCAGCGCCTGGGTCGCCGCGGTCTCTCCCGCGCCTCCCGAGAGCGGCACCTGCGCCCCCGGGCTGAAGTCGAAGCCGTCTGCCACTACCGCCCCCATCACCGCACGCATCCGATGATGCGGCTCTTTCCCGACTACCGCCCACGGCACACCCGCCGAGCTTGTGACCTCACTCAGCGTACAGCCGCCGGCCGGCCCAAGGGAGTTGAGCCGGACGACGGCTGACGCACCGTCGACTACGAGCCGTTCTCCGCCTCTTCCCGGTACTTGGCGGCGAGCGGCGCCGGCATCGGCTCATGCCGCAGATAGACCCGGTGGAAGCGGCCGGTGCCGTGCGAAAGGGAGCGCAGATCGACGGCGTACCGTCCGATCTCGGTCTCCGGCACCTCCGCGCGGACGAGCGTACGGCCGGCCCCCGACTGCTCGGTGCCCACCACCCGGCCGCGTCGGCCCGACAGATCGCTCATCACCGGGCCGACGAAGTCGTCCGGAACCAGCACACTCACCTCGGCGACCGGTTCGAGGAGATCGATCCGGGCACCGGCGGCGGCCTCGCGCAGCGCCAGCGCGCCCGCCATCTGGAACGCGGCGTCCGAGGAGTCGACCGAGTGCGCCTTGCCGTCCAGCAGGGTCACCCGGATGTCGACGAGCGGGTGCCCGGCGGCGACCCCGCGCGCGGCCTGGGCGCGTACGCCCTTCTCCACGGAGGGGATGAACTGCCGGGGCACCGCGCCGCCCACCACCTTGTCCACGAACTCGATGCCGGAGCCGCCCGGCAGCGGTGCGACCTCGATCTCGCAGATCGCGAACTGGCCGTGGCCGCCGGACTGCTTGACATGCCGTCCGCGTCCCGCGGCGGGGTCGCCGAAGGTCTCCCGCAGCGGCACCTTGTGCTCGACGGTGTCCACCTGGACGCCGTAACGGGTCCGCAGCCGCTCCAGCGCCACATCGACATGCGCCTCGCCCAGGCACCACAGGACCACCTGACGGGTGTCCTGATTGTGCTCCAGACGCATCGTCGGGTCCTCGGCCACCAGGCGGGACAGGCCCTGCGAGAGCTTGTCCTCGTCGGCCTTGCTGTGTGCCCGGATGGCGACCGGGAGCAGCGGTTCCGGCATCGTCCAGGGCTCCATCAGCAGCGGATCGTCCTTGGCCGACAGCGTGTCGCCGGTCTCCGCGCGGGACAGCTTCGCCACACACGCCAGATCGCCGGCGATCGCCTGCGGCAGCGGGCGCTGCTGTTTGCCGAAGGGGGTGGTCAGCGCGCCGACCCGCTCGTCGACGTCATGGTCCTCGTGGCCGCGGTCCTCCAGCCCGTGGCCCGACACATGCACCGTCTCGTCCGGACGCAGGGTGCCGGAGAAGACCCGGACCAGCGAGATCCGGCCCACGTACGGGTCCGAGGAGGTCTTGACCACCTCGGCCGCGAGCGGACCGGCCGGATCGCAGGCCAGCGCCTCCCGGGGGGAACCGTCGGTCCCGGTCACCGCGGGCGCCTCCCGCTCGGCCGGGGTCGGGAAGCCGCCGGTGATCAGCTCCAGGAGCTCGACGGTGCCCAGCCCCTGCTTGGCGCCGTCGACGGCCGGGGCGGCGGCCAGCACGGGGTGGAAGGTGCCCCGGGCGACCGCCGTCTCCAGGTCGCCGACGAGGGTCTTGATGTCGATCTCCTCGCCGCCCAGGTAGCGGTCCATGAGGGACTCGTCCTCGCTCTCGGCGATGATCCCCTCGATGAGGCGGTTACGGGCCTCCTCGATCCTCGGCAGCTCGTCCGCCGTCGGCGGGCGCTCGGTGCGCTCCCCGGAGGAGTAGTCGTAGACCCGCTGGGAGAGCAGGCCGATCAGACCGTGCACCGGGGCATGGCCGTCGGCGCCCGGTGTGCCGTACAGCGGGAGATAGAGGGGGATGATGGATTCCGGGTTCTCGCCGCCGAAGCTGCCGCGGCTCAGTGCGGTGATTTCGTCGAAGTCGGCGCGGGACGCCTCCAGGTGGGTGACGACGAGGGCGCGCGGCATACCGACCGCCGCGCACTCGTCCCAGACCATACGGGTCGAGCCGTCCACCCCGTCCGACGCCGAGACAACGAAGAGGGCC includes:
- the thrS gene encoding threonine--tRNA ligase, coding for MSDVRVTVQRDSEREERVVTTGTTAADLFQGERTVVAARVAGELKDLAYEVADGDAVEPVEITSEDGLDILRHSTAHVMAQAVQELFPEAKLGIGPPIKDGFYYDFDVETPFHPDDLKRIEKKMQEIQKRGQKFSRRAVSDDAAREELADEPYKLELIGLKGSAADAAEGASAEVGAGELTIYDNLDAKTGELCWKDLCRGPHLPSTRAIPAFKLMRSAAAYWRGSEKNPQLQRIYGTAWPTKDELKAHLEFLAEAEKRDHRKLGAELDLFSFPEELGPGLAVFHPKGGVVRKVMEDYSRKRHEDSGYEFVNSPHITKQGLFETSGHLPHYGDAMFPAIEFDGQNYRLKAMNCPMHNLIFKSRGRSYRELPLRFFEFGTVYRYEKSGVVHGLTRSRGFTQDDSHIYCTREQMPEELDTLLTFVLDLLRDYGLHDFELELSTRDESDKFIGSDEDWEEATEALRQAAEKQGLPLVPDPGGAAYYGPKISVQARDAIGRSWQMSTLQVDFNQPQRFGLEYTAADGSKQQPVMLHRALFGSIERFFGVLLEHYAGAFPAWLAPVQATCIPIGDAHVAYLEEFAAQAKAKGLRVEVDSSSDRMQKKIRNAQKAKVPFMILAGDEDMAHGAVSFRYRDGSQENGVPRDQAIAKLLDVVQRRVQV
- a CDS encoding HIT family protein, with the protein product MLTTMTSEPEQQIGVGTQDAFQRLWTPHRMAYIQGENKPTGPGGDDGCPFCSIPAKSDEDGLIVKRGDLVYAVLNLYPYNGGHLMTVPYRHVADYTDLTGPETTELAELTKQAMTALRTASGAHGFNLGMNQGSVAGAGIAAHLHQHVVPRWGGDTNFMPVTAHTKVLPQLLADTRAMLADAWPE
- a CDS encoding YncE family protein, whose amino-acid sequence is MAAGCGGGETDAAKRSPHPVRSSPAQAAGRGLPGMPPPLDEHDLYAADRPNQLAPQVRKFPSRVYVPNTGSDTVSVIDPKTYKVVETIRVGVQPQHVVPSWDLKTLWVNNNRGHDLTPIDPATGKPGRPVDVHDPYNLYFTPNGKYAVVMASMDKQLVFRDPHSMKIRKTVPVGCAGVNHADFSPDGRYFIVSCEFSGELLKVDTERMKVIGQQKLPFEGAMPQDVKISPDGRTWYVADMMADGVWVLNGDTFGEPKLMPTGRGTHGLYVSRDSRHMYISNRGEGSVSLLDFTTGKLVDKWRIPGGGSPDMGGVSADGKVLWLSGRYHSEVYALDTRTGKTLAKIPVGEGPHGLAVYPQPGRYSLGHTGIFR
- a CDS encoding elongation factor G-like protein EF-G2, which translates into the protein MSDRTSTHPGAAGRASAADRPTAVRNVVLVGHSGSGKTTLVEALALASGAVNRAGRVEEGGCLSDYDEIEHRQQRSVQLSLVPVDWGGIKINLLDTPGYADFVGELRAGLRAADAALFVVSASDGVDGSTRMVWDECAAVGMPRALVVTHLEASRADFDEITALSRGSFGGENPESIIPLYLPLYGTPGADGHAPVHGLIGLLSQRVYDYSSGERTERPPTADELPRIEEARNRLIEGIIAESEDESLMDRYLGGEEIDIKTLVGDLETAVARGTFHPVLAAAPAVDGAKQGLGTVELLELITGGFPTPAEREAPAVTGTDGSPREALACDPAGPLAAEVVKTSSDPYVGRISLVRVFSGTLRPDETVHVSGHGLEDRGHEDHDVDERVGALTTPFGKQQRPLPQAIAGDLACVAKLSRAETGDTLSAKDDPLLMEPWTMPEPLLPVAIRAHSKADEDKLSQGLSRLVAEDPTMRLEHNQDTRQVVLWCLGEAHVDVALERLRTRYGVQVDTVEHKVPLRETFGDPAAGRGRHVKQSGGHGQFAICEIEVAPLPGGSGIEFVDKVVGGAVPRQFIPSVEKGVRAQAARGVAAGHPLVDIRVTLLDGKAHSVDSSDAAFQMAGALALREAAAGARIDLLEPVAEVSVLVPDDFVGPVMSDLSGRRGRVVGTEQSGAGRTLVRAEVPETEIGRYAVDLRSLSHGTGRFHRVYLRHEPMPAPLAAKYREEAENGS